The sequence GAACCTCTCGAGCGAGTACGGCTCGCTCGCTGGGATGCCGGCCTTGCGCAGCGCGATGTCGACCTGTTGGCGGGGTGTGTCGACGCCCTCGAGGTCGGGCAGGAGCAGGCCGCGGCGCCAGCCGCTCGTCACGATGACCCCGTA comes from Actinomycetota bacterium and encodes:
- a CDS encoding AMMECR1 domain-containing protein, which produces YGVIVTSGWRRGLLLPDLEGVDTPRQQVDIALRKAGIPASEPYSLERFRVDRHV